In Lachnospiraceae bacterium, one DNA window encodes the following:
- a CDS encoding ABC transporter substrate-binding protein, whose protein sequence is MRKNVRKLEALLLAGAMAVTTAGCMPTSKSQDSAGGQSAQESSTAQNTGETAAAADLEVDTQTPITLRLNWWGGDSRNQATLAAIDKFQEKYPNITVAAEYEAFNGHEEKIALGIKSGNAADVMQLDWSWVSTYSPNGDNFYDLNKVSNILDLDNYTDGDKSVFTINGKLNAIPISNTGRVFCWNKTTFDKIGVEIPTTLDELLAAGKAFEAYDESYYPMVTKELDRAFLMVYYLQCKYGKDWVKDGALQYSQEEIAEGFDFLKNLEDNHVIPTLQKVAGDGADLIDTNANWIDGHYAGIFLYDTSVVKHAEAVKDGEFVIGDYIKMGDYHGGFIKVNQAFGISATTEHPAEAAALIQFLVAEEDGVKTLGDTRGVPANKAGLAMLDLSGSQVAEANAKVMEWSSFQMDPTFERSSFTGADGTFFNALQLSSYGESDSMSCAQIVMDGVAKELAASGS, encoded by the coding sequence ATGAGAAAGAATGTAAGAAAATTAGAAGCTTTACTTCTGGCTGGCGCAATGGCTGTTACGACAGCAGGCTGTATGCCTACGTCAAAATCTCAGGATTCTGCAGGAGGACAGAGTGCCCAGGAAAGCAGTACTGCACAGAACACAGGGGAAACCGCAGCAGCTGCAGACCTTGAGGTGGATACCCAGACACCTATTACTTTGAGATTAAACTGGTGGGGCGGGGATTCCAGAAATCAGGCTACACTGGCAGCTATTGATAAATTTCAGGAGAAATATCCAAATATCACGGTGGCAGCTGAGTACGAGGCATTTAACGGTCATGAGGAAAAGATCGCTTTGGGAATCAAATCTGGTAATGCAGCAGATGTGATGCAGCTGGACTGGAGCTGGGTGTCTACCTACTCACCAAACGGAGATAATTTCTATGATCTGAATAAAGTGTCTAATATCCTGGATCTGGACAATTATACAGATGGAGATAAAAGCGTGTTTACCATCAATGGCAAGTTGAATGCGATCCCTATCAGCAATACAGGAAGAGTTTTCTGCTGGAATAAGACCACCTTTGACAAGATTGGTGTGGAGATTCCTACTACTTTAGATGAATTGCTGGCAGCAGGAAAAGCCTTTGAGGCATATGACGAATCTTACTATCCAATGGTCACGAAGGAATTGGACCGTGCATTCCTTATGGTTTATTACCTGCAGTGTAAGTATGGTAAGGATTGGGTAAAGGATGGCGCTTTGCAGTATAGCCAGGAGGAGATTGCAGAGGGATTTGATTTCCTTAAGAATCTGGAGGATAATCACGTAATTCCTACTCTTCAGAAGGTAGCAGGAGACGGTGCCGATCTGATTGATACAAACGCAAACTGGATCGATGGCCATTATGCAGGTATTTTTCTGTATGATACCTCTGTTGTAAAGCATGCAGAAGCAGTAAAAGACGGTGAGTTTGTGATTGGCGATTACATTAAGATGGGAGATTACCACGGAGGCTTTATTAAGGTAAATCAGGCATTTGGTATCAGCGCAACCACAGAGCATCCTGCAGAGGCAGCTGCGCTGATCCAGTTTTTAGTAGCTGAGGAAGACGGTGTAAAGACTCTGGGAGATACACGTGGTGTTCCGGCCAACAAGGCGGGCTTAGCTATGTTGGATTTAAGTGGAAGCCAGGTAGCAGAGGCAAATGCAAAGGTAATGGAATGGAGCAGCTTCCAGATGGATCCTACCTTTGAAAGAAGCTCTTTTACTGGCGCAGATGGTACATTCTTTAATGCTCTTCAGCTTTCCAGCTATGGAGAAAGTGATTCCATGTCCTGTGCGCAGATCGTAATGGATGGGGTGGCAAAAGAGCTGGCTGCTTCAGGTTCATGA
- a CDS encoding amidohydrolase has translation MRKSRIIDSHAHVVQYIAGTGAGGELRSIGNGMAVYANGQTVRMIPEEFGGDCVTPEDLLKVMDANGVEKAVLLQGNFYGYQNYYTYLAAKKYPDRFAGAGAYDPYSRDRDGIRRYLFEELNFKIEKFEVSTGSGLMAIHPEFKVDGPVMDEACSYACDHGHVFVIDIGKCKSDSWQVLGLRNLVKRYPEMKFVACHLLAPSDKDKDKLRQALEVLQFPNLWFDLSSLVHNCRPDTYPYLKAIEFIRLAKEIVGSEKLMFGTDMPSALKEDVYEHYVGYIDESPVFTEQEKEQIFYENAYEVYFANK, from the coding sequence ATGAGAAAAAGCAGGATCATTGACAGCCACGCCCATGTGGTTCAGTATATTGCCGGCACAGGTGCGGGCGGTGAACTGCGCAGCATAGGAAATGGAATGGCCGTTTATGCTAATGGTCAGACTGTGAGGATGATACCTGAGGAATTCGGCGGGGATTGTGTGACGCCGGAGGATCTGCTGAAAGTGATGGATGCAAACGGGGTAGAAAAGGCAGTGCTGCTTCAGGGAAATTTTTACGGATATCAGAATTACTATACCTATCTGGCGGCTAAAAAGTATCCGGACCGATTCGCAGGAGCTGGCGCATATGATCCCTATTCCCGTGACCGGGATGGAATCCGTAGATATCTGTTTGAAGAACTGAATTTTAAGATAGAGAAGTTTGAAGTAAGTACCGGTTCCGGTCTGATGGCCATTCATCCTGAATTTAAGGTGGATGGACCTGTGATGGATGAGGCCTGTTCCTACGCCTGTGATCATGGTCACGTATTCGTAATTGATATCGGAAAATGCAAAAGTGACAGCTGGCAGGTTTTGGGACTTCGAAATCTGGTTAAAAGATATCCGGAAATGAAATTTGTAGCCTGTCATCTGCTGGCTCCATCGGATAAAGATAAGGATAAATTGCGGCAGGCATTAGAAGTGCTGCAGTTTCCGAATTTGTGGTTTGATCTGTCAAGTCTGGTCCATAACTGCAGGCCAGATACCTATCCCTATCTTAAAGCCATTGAGTTTATCCGTTTGGCCAAAGAAATCGTAGGATCAGAAAAACTGATGTTTGGCACAGACATGCCATCGGCGTTAAAAGAGGATGTATATGAGCATTATGTCGGCTATATAGATGAATCCCCTGTGTTCACAGAACAGGAAAAAGAACAGATTTTTTATGAAAATGCTTATGAAGTTTATTTTGCAAATAAATAA
- a CDS encoding carbohydrate ABC transporter permease: MTRETRYKVNMVLRYVILLAVGVVMVYPLIWMIGASFMTNEQIFSSVNFIPKAPTFSGYQKGFAGYQGMTLLHFMANTYKFVIPKVIFTVASATLTAYGFARFNFVGKRFSFAILLSTLFLPQVVLNVPQYILFDQVGWLDSYLPIIIPSLLAGDTYFVYMLIQFLRGIPRELEEAAEIDGCGIMQRLWYVIVPMLKPSIVSCALFQFMWASNDFMGPLIYVNTVSKYPVSIFLRMSMDADVGFEWNRVLAMSLIAIIPSLIVFFAAQDSFVEGIAAGGVKG, translated from the coding sequence ATGACTCGCGAAACACGCTATAAAGTAAATATGGTCTTACGATATGTCATCCTTTTGGCGGTGGGAGTTGTCATGGTATATCCTCTGATCTGGATGATCGGGGCTTCTTTTATGACCAATGAGCAGATATTTTCAAGTGTAAACTTTATACCAAAGGCACCTACTTTCAGTGGATATCAAAAAGGCTTTGCAGGATACCAGGGAATGACGCTTCTTCATTTCATGGCAAATACATATAAGTTTGTAATACCAAAAGTAATCTTTACGGTAGCTTCAGCAACGCTGACCGCTTATGGATTTGCACGGTTTAATTTTGTTGGCAAACGTTTTTCCTTTGCAATCCTGCTGTCAACCCTTTTCCTGCCTCAGGTAGTACTGAATGTACCTCAGTATATACTGTTTGACCAGGTGGGATGGCTGGATTCTTACCTTCCCATCATAATTCCTTCTCTGTTGGCAGGTGATACCTACTTTGTATACATGCTGATCCAGTTCCTTAGAGGGATACCAAGAGAATTGGAAGAAGCGGCTGAAATTGATGGATGCGGAATCATGCAGAGATTATGGTATGTGATCGTTCCTATGCTGAAACCGTCCATTGTCTCCTGCGCATTGTTCCAGTTTATGTGGGCATCCAACGATTTTATGGGACCACTGATTTATGTTAATACAGTATCCAAATATCCGGTATCTATTTTCCTTCGTATGTCCATGGACGCTGATGTAGGCTTTGAATGGAACAGAGTACTGGCTATGTCACTGATCGCCATCATCCCATCTCTGATCGTATTCTTCGCAGCACAGGATTCCTTTGTAGAAGGAATTGCGGCAGGAGGTGTGAAAGGATGA
- a CDS encoding sugar ABC transporter permease codes for MKEKTKFKTFKKKNVGLLLILPWWIGFAIFKLYPFVSSLIYSFHDYNLFRTATFSGLDNYKKILGDPMIMKAFIQTFKYAFLTVPLELIFALFIAYILNFKIKGVNFFRTAYYIPSILGGSVSIAVLWRFLFKTEGLVNMIGSRFGIQPFNWLGDPTGAFWVIVFLKIWQFGSPMVIFLAALKGVSKDLYEAASIDGAGKWRQFFSITIPLITPVIFYNFVTQLCNKFQEFNGPFIVTQGGPLRSTTLVSLLVYNNAFKSYEMGMASAIAWLLFLIIMTLTAVSFLSQKYWVYYSDEDGR; via the coding sequence ATGAAGGAAAAAACGAAATTCAAAACATTCAAGAAAAAGAATGTGGGATTGCTGTTGATCCTGCCATGGTGGATTGGTTTTGCAATTTTTAAATTGTACCCATTTGTATCATCATTGATCTACAGCTTTCATGATTACAATCTTTTCAGGACAGCCACTTTTTCTGGTTTGGACAATTATAAAAAAATACTGGGAGATCCTATGATCATGAAGGCCTTTATACAGACCTTTAAATATGCGTTTCTTACAGTCCCGCTGGAATTAATATTTGCGCTGTTTATTGCTTATATCTTGAATTTTAAGATTAAGGGTGTGAATTTTTTCAGAACAGCCTATTATATTCCTTCCATTTTAGGCGGATCGGTTTCTATCGCAGTATTGTGGAGATTCCTGTTTAAAACAGAGGGACTTGTGAATATGATCGGATCCAGGTTTGGAATCCAGCCATTTAACTGGTTAGGAGATCCAACCGGGGCTTTCTGGGTAATCGTATTTTTGAAGATCTGGCAGTTTGGTTCCCCTATGGTAATCTTTCTTGCTGCTTTAAAGGGTGTGTCAAAGGATCTATATGAGGCGGCATCCATTGACGGAGCCGGAAAATGGAGACAGTTCTTCAGTATCACTATTCCCCTTATTACACCGGTTATTTTTTATAATTTTGTTACTCAGCTGTGCAATAAGTTCCAGGAATTTAACGGACCATTTATTGTAACGCAGGGAGGACCGCTTCGTTCTACTACGTTAGTATCTCTGCTGGTATACAACAATGCGTTTAAGAGCTATGAAATGGGAATGGCAAGTGCCATTGCATGGCTGCTGTTCCTGATCATCATGACCCTGACAGCGGTATCATTCCTGAGCCAGAAGTACTGGGTATATTATTCAGATGAAGATGGGAGGTAA